ggggaatatagccgttggagaatatagccgttgttgtttctcttatttatacatGTCATATTTCATTCATCTCAACATTCAAGAGTTGTTTTGTCCTCTCATATTGTCTTCCTCCTATCCAATTACACTGATAGTTTCTCATTGTGTCATAGAATGGATCCAAACAATATGGCCGACTTGGACATTTACGACGTTGTCATTGACGAACTTATCAATGACACGACTATAGAAGATATGATGCAGGAGGAGATGGAGTTTTATCAACGACGTGCCAACACCGTTAGGCCCAAGCGAACAAGAAaggtgatagagagagatcgtgaagcTGGGAACGAGCGGTTGTGGAATGACTACTTCTCCGAAAATCCTGTGTACACGGAAGAGCTTTTCCGACGAAGGTTTCGAATGCGAAAGCATGTGTTCCTCAGAATTGTAGGGGCCCTTGGgtctcatgacccgtactttttaatgtctgtcgatgcagttggaagacaaGGCCTGTCACCATTACAAAAGTTCACCGCCGTTATTCGTATGTTGGCGTACGGATCACCTGCTGACAGTGTTGACGAGTACGTTCgaattggtgaaagtactgcaattgagtgcttaaagaattttgtggaaggtgtgtgtgcagtatttggtgaaacatacttgaggcgcccgaaccaggaagacattacccgcttacttcaatggggcgagtctcgtggatttccaggtatgttgggttctattgattgtatgcattgggaatggaagaattgtccagttgcgtggaaaggtcaattcacccgaggtgatcatggaaagcccacaatcatgcttgaagcagtggcatcacaagacttatggatttggcatgcattttttggcattgcaggTTCTAACAATGACATTAATGTGCTAAATGAATCTCCGGTTTTCAATGAGGTTTTGAGTGGAAATGCTCCCATGGTGAACTTTAGCGTGAATGGAACAATGTATAACATGGGATACTATCTAGCAGACGGTATATATCCCCCGTGGGCtacatttgtgaagaccatcccaatgccgcaaggagaaaaaaggcaaaaatttgcgaaaagacaagaaggagcaagaaaggacgttgaacgtgcattcgacgttctccaatctcggtttgcaatagttcgtggtccatcacgcttttggcatccgaatgagatgaagtcaataatgtatgcttgcatcatattgcacaacatgattgttgaagatgagcgcaacacgtaccgaggtaattttgtttatgatcaggtcaataatgacatattggatgctgaagtagtaagtggtcctattcccgcttttagaaatatcttggaaagaagagcacatcaaattgataggtcaattcatcaccagcttcaagcagacttggtggagcatatttggcagcttcccgaaaacgagaataatgaaaattaaccttcaagtgttattatgtatttcatttcaaatgtattgttgcttatttttcattgtcatgtattttctttcgtctttatttctatcattcaataaaattgtttttgctaGAATTAAcacaatgtacttttttatttttgtttcaagttaacatgtcgatatttaaatttaattgttttaaatattaagtaaaattaaatttaaattaaattcgtattaattttaattaaattatttttaagttgaagtattgatttagtattaaattttaaatctaaattgagtgaaaataaatattattaatttatgttgtatggtgggacacgggtgggacccttcaaataataatttaagaaaccatgggttggagcaaaatctgcttcagtttcttaggagtttcttaagtctgatgtggcagacagggcccacaggaatagtgctgaatagtgctgaatagtgtgttaagaaaccaaataagaaattgtgggttggagttgctcttatagCACTCACTGTACTGGAATATGGTTGGTTAAAGACAAATTCTAAAAAGGAATAAAGGTAGTCAGCAACACGGACCACCCCCTTTTATTTTTCATGAAACAACTATCACAAAACCTTAAGCTCTTTAGGTGCATGGGACAAGACTTGAATGGTTGATGCATCAATAATCAAACTTTATA
This is a stretch of genomic DNA from Lotus japonicus ecotype B-129 chromosome 1, LjGifu_v1.2. It encodes these proteins:
- the LOC130728998 gene encoding uncharacterized protein LOC130728998 is translated as MDPNNMADLDIYDVVIDELINDTTIEDMMQEEMEFYQRRANTVRPKRTRKVIERDREAGNERLWNDYFSENPVYTEELFRRRFRMRKHVFLRIVGALGSHDPYFLMSVDAVGRQGLSPLQKFTAVIRMLAYGSPADSVDEYVRIGESTAIECLKNFVEGVCAVFGETYLRRPNQEDITRLLQWGESRGFPGMLGSIDCMHWEWKNCPVAWKGQFTRGDHGKPTIMLEAVASQDLWIWHAFFGIAGSNNDINVLNESPVFNEVLSGNAPMVNFSVNGTMYNMGYYLADGIYPPWATFVKTIPMPQGEKRQKFAKRQEGARKDVERAFDVLQSRFAIVRGPSRFWHPNEMKSIMYACIILHNMIVEDERNTYRGNFVYDQVNNDILDAEVVSGPIPAFRNILERRAHQIDRSIHHQLQADLVEHIWQLPENENNEN